From Nerophis lumbriciformis linkage group LG38, RoL_Nlum_v2.1, whole genome shotgun sequence, the proteins below share one genomic window:
- the wdr1 gene encoding WD repeat-containing protein 1 isoform X1 yields the protein MMQHISRKQPSCLRAANKQKQEHVFASLPQMERGVSKVIGGDPKGNNFLYTNGKCVIIRDINNPAKADIYTEHAHTVGVAKYSPSGFYIASGDASGKIRIWDTTQKEHLLKYEYTPISGKVKDIAWTEDSKRMAVVGEGREKFGAVFLWDTGSSVGDVSGHSKLINSVDIRQKRPYRLATGSDDTTGSFFEGPPFKFKFTLRDHTQFINCVRFSPDGSHFAMAGADGQIIVYDGGNGQRVSSLGGEKAHRGGIYALSWSSDSSQLISASGDKTVKLWDVGAGTAVTTFNMGSEVMDQQLGCLWQNEHLLSISLSGYINYLDKNNPDRPIRILKGHSKSIQCVTVHKSDGRQYIYSGSHDGHINYWDAETGENDCFSGKGHSNQVSQMVVNDTEELVTCSMDDTARYIDLNKKDYSVSDVVKMDSQPKSISAAAGGLSLAVCFGQVVLMKDKRKVFALDNLGYEPEVGVLNPSGTTAAVGGADGVISLYSVQGTTLKDAGQTLQVEGMVTDMAYSNDGAYLAVIVDKKVATAFSVADNYSVKNVFYGHHAKPVTLAWSPDNEHFATGGMDMMVYIWTVSDADKRIKLSDCHRLHHVSGLAWTDANTLVTTSHDASIKQWTITY from the exons AACATGTGTTCGCCAGTCTCCCACAGATGGAAAGGGGCGTTTCCAAAGTGATTGGTGGTGATCCCAAAGGCAACAACTTCCTCTATACCAATGGGAAGTGCGTCATCATCAGGGACATCAAT aaCCCTGCCAAAGCAGATATTTACACCGAACACGCCCATACGGTTGGTGTGGCCAAGTATTCTCCAAGTGGATTCTACATTGCATCTGGAG atgCATCAGGAAAGATCCGTATCTGGGACACCACCCAGAAAGAGCACCTGCTCAAGTACGAATACACGCCCATTTCAGGCAAGGTTAAGGACATTGCTTGGACAGAGGACAGCAAGAGGATGGCTGTTGTTGGGGAGGGACGAGAGAA GTTTGGTGCCGTGTTCTTGTGGGACACCGGCTCGTCAGTAGGAGATGTTTCTGGCCACTCAAAGTTAATCAACAGCGTGGACATCCGGCAGAAACGACCCTACCGTCTGGCCACCGGCAGCGACGACACCACTGGTTCTTTCTTTGAAGGGCCTCCCTTCAAGTTTAAGTTCACGCTACGT GATCACACCCAGTTTATCAACTGTGTTCGTTTCTCTCCTGATGGAAGTCACTTTGCTATGGCTGGTGCTGACGGCCAG ATTATTGTCTATGATGGTGGCAATGGTCAGCGTGTCAGTTCCCTCGGAGGAGAAAAGGCTCACAGAGGAGGAATCTATGCT CTAAGCTGGAGCTCGGACAGTTCCCAGCTGATTTCTGCCTCGGGGGACAAAACTGTCAAGCTCTGGGACGTTGGTGCAGGAACAGCCGTCACCACCTTCAACATGGGCTCCGAAGTGATGGACCAGCAGCTGGGCTGTCTGTGGCAGAATGAACACCTCCTCAGCATCTCTCTGTCAGGCTACATTAACTACTTGGACAAAAACAACCCTGATCGACCCATACGCATCCTCAAG GGCCACAGCAAATCCATCCAGTGTGTGACTGTCCACAAAAGTGATGGACGACAATACATCTATTCTGGGAGTCATGACGGACACATCAAT tactgggatgcagaaactggtgaGAATGATTGTTTCTCAGGGAAGGGCCACAGCAACCAGGTGAGCCAAATGGTGGTCAATGACACTGAAGAGCTGGTGACGTGCAGCATGGATGATACGGCGCGCTACATAGACCTCAACAAAAAGGATTACAG TGTCTCTGATGTGGTGAAAATGGATTCACAGCCTAAAAGCATCTCAGCAGCAGCAGGCGGTCTGTCACTGGCAGTGTGCTTTGGACAG GTTGTCTTGATGAAGGATAAAAGAAAAGTCTTTGCCCTCGACAACCTTGGCTATGAACCTGAAGTTGGAGTTCTCAACCCTTCAGGCACCACAGCTGCTGTGGGAGGAGCA GATGGTGTGATCAGTCTGTACTCGGTCCAGGGCACCACTCTGAAGGATGCGGGCCAAACCTTGCAGGTTGAAGGGATGGTCACAGACATGGCTTACTCTAACGATGGAGCCTATTTGGCTGTCATAGTTGACAAGAAAGTGGCCACAGCCTTTAGTGTGGCAGACAACTACTCG gtaaaaaatgtgttttatggacACCATGCAAAACCAGTCACCTTGGCGTGGTCACCTGATAATGAGCACTTTGCAACTGGTGGGATGGACATGATGGTTTATATCTGGACAGTGAGTGATGCAGACAAGCGGATAAAGCTGTCAG ACTGTCACAGGCTACACCACGTTAGCGGCCTGGCATGGACCGACGCCAACACCCTGGTCACCACCTCCCACGATGCCAGCATCAAGCAGTGGACTATTACTTACTGA
- the wdr1 gene encoding WD repeat-containing protein 1 isoform X2, translating to MMQHISRKQPSCLRAANKQKQEHVFASLPQMERGVSKVIGGDPKGNNFLYTNGKCVIIRDINNPAKADIYTEHAHTVGVAKYSPSGFYIASGDASGKIRIWDTTQKEHLLKYEYTPISGKVKDIAWTEDSKRMAVVGEGREKFGAVFLWDTGSSVGDVSGHSKLINSVDIRQKRPYRLATGSDDTTGSFFEGPPFKFKFTLRDHTQFINCVRFSPDGSHFAMAGADGQIIVYDGGNGQRVSSLGGEKAHRGGIYALSWSSDSSQLISASGDKTVKLWDVGAGTAVTTFNMGSEVMDQQLGCLWQNEHLLSISLSGYINYLDKNNPDRPIRILKGHSKSIQCVTVHKSDGRQYIYSGSHDGHINIWDAETGENDCFSGKGHSNQVSQMVVNDTEELVTCSMDDTARYIDLNKKDYSVSDVVKMDSQPKSISAAAGGLSLAVCFGQVVLMKDKRKVFALDNLGYEPEVGVLNPSGTTAAVGGADGVISLYSVQGTTLKDAGQTLQVEGMVTDMAYSNDGAYLAVIVDKKVATAFSVADNYSVKNVFYGHHAKPVTLAWSPDNEHFATGGMDMMVYIWTVSDADKRIKLSDCHRLHHVSGLAWTDANTLVTTSHDASIKQWTITY from the exons AACATGTGTTCGCCAGTCTCCCACAGATGGAAAGGGGCGTTTCCAAAGTGATTGGTGGTGATCCCAAAGGCAACAACTTCCTCTATACCAATGGGAAGTGCGTCATCATCAGGGACATCAAT aaCCCTGCCAAAGCAGATATTTACACCGAACACGCCCATACGGTTGGTGTGGCCAAGTATTCTCCAAGTGGATTCTACATTGCATCTGGAG atgCATCAGGAAAGATCCGTATCTGGGACACCACCCAGAAAGAGCACCTGCTCAAGTACGAATACACGCCCATTTCAGGCAAGGTTAAGGACATTGCTTGGACAGAGGACAGCAAGAGGATGGCTGTTGTTGGGGAGGGACGAGAGAA GTTTGGTGCCGTGTTCTTGTGGGACACCGGCTCGTCAGTAGGAGATGTTTCTGGCCACTCAAAGTTAATCAACAGCGTGGACATCCGGCAGAAACGACCCTACCGTCTGGCCACCGGCAGCGACGACACCACTGGTTCTTTCTTTGAAGGGCCTCCCTTCAAGTTTAAGTTCACGCTACGT GATCACACCCAGTTTATCAACTGTGTTCGTTTCTCTCCTGATGGAAGTCACTTTGCTATGGCTGGTGCTGACGGCCAG ATTATTGTCTATGATGGTGGCAATGGTCAGCGTGTCAGTTCCCTCGGAGGAGAAAAGGCTCACAGAGGAGGAATCTATGCT CTAAGCTGGAGCTCGGACAGTTCCCAGCTGATTTCTGCCTCGGGGGACAAAACTGTCAAGCTCTGGGACGTTGGTGCAGGAACAGCCGTCACCACCTTCAACATGGGCTCCGAAGTGATGGACCAGCAGCTGGGCTGTCTGTGGCAGAATGAACACCTCCTCAGCATCTCTCTGTCAGGCTACATTAACTACTTGGACAAAAACAACCCTGATCGACCCATACGCATCCTCAAG GGCCACAGCAAATCCATCCAGTGTGTGACTGTCCACAAAAGTGATGGACGACAATACATCTATTCTGGGAGTCATGACGGACACATCAATATC tgggatgcagaaactggtgaGAATGATTGTTTCTCAGGGAAGGGCCACAGCAACCAGGTGAGCCAAATGGTGGTCAATGACACTGAAGAGCTGGTGACGTGCAGCATGGATGATACGGCGCGCTACATAGACCTCAACAAAAAGGATTACAG TGTCTCTGATGTGGTGAAAATGGATTCACAGCCTAAAAGCATCTCAGCAGCAGCAGGCGGTCTGTCACTGGCAGTGTGCTTTGGACAG GTTGTCTTGATGAAGGATAAAAGAAAAGTCTTTGCCCTCGACAACCTTGGCTATGAACCTGAAGTTGGAGTTCTCAACCCTTCAGGCACCACAGCTGCTGTGGGAGGAGCA GATGGTGTGATCAGTCTGTACTCGGTCCAGGGCACCACTCTGAAGGATGCGGGCCAAACCTTGCAGGTTGAAGGGATGGTCACAGACATGGCTTACTCTAACGATGGAGCCTATTTGGCTGTCATAGTTGACAAGAAAGTGGCCACAGCCTTTAGTGTGGCAGACAACTACTCG gtaaaaaatgtgttttatggacACCATGCAAAACCAGTCACCTTGGCGTGGTCACCTGATAATGAGCACTTTGCAACTGGTGGGATGGACATGATGGTTTATATCTGGACAGTGAGTGATGCAGACAAGCGGATAAAGCTGTCAG ACTGTCACAGGCTACACCACGTTAGCGGCCTGGCATGGACCGACGCCAACACCCTGGTCACCACCTCCCACGATGCCAGCATCAAGCAGTGGACTATTACTTACTGA
- the wdr1 gene encoding WD repeat-containing protein 1 isoform X3, translating to MAFHLKHVFASLPQMERGVSKVIGGDPKGNNFLYTNGKCVIIRDINNPAKADIYTEHAHTVGVAKYSPSGFYIASGDASGKIRIWDTTQKEHLLKYEYTPISGKVKDIAWTEDSKRMAVVGEGREKFGAVFLWDTGSSVGDVSGHSKLINSVDIRQKRPYRLATGSDDTTGSFFEGPPFKFKFTLRDHTQFINCVRFSPDGSHFAMAGADGQIIVYDGGNGQRVSSLGGEKAHRGGIYALSWSSDSSQLISASGDKTVKLWDVGAGTAVTTFNMGSEVMDQQLGCLWQNEHLLSISLSGYINYLDKNNPDRPIRILKGHSKSIQCVTVHKSDGRQYIYSGSHDGHINYWDAETGENDCFSGKGHSNQVSQMVVNDTEELVTCSMDDTARYIDLNKKDYSVSDVVKMDSQPKSISAAAGGLSLAVCFGQVVLMKDKRKVFALDNLGYEPEVGVLNPSGTTAAVGGADGVISLYSVQGTTLKDAGQTLQVEGMVTDMAYSNDGAYLAVIVDKKVATAFSVADNYSVKNVFYGHHAKPVTLAWSPDNEHFATGGMDMMVYIWTVSDADKRIKLSDCHRLHHVSGLAWTDANTLVTTSHDASIKQWTITY from the exons ATGGCGTTTCATCTGA AACATGTGTTCGCCAGTCTCCCACAGATGGAAAGGGGCGTTTCCAAAGTGATTGGTGGTGATCCCAAAGGCAACAACTTCCTCTATACCAATGGGAAGTGCGTCATCATCAGGGACATCAAT aaCCCTGCCAAAGCAGATATTTACACCGAACACGCCCATACGGTTGGTGTGGCCAAGTATTCTCCAAGTGGATTCTACATTGCATCTGGAG atgCATCAGGAAAGATCCGTATCTGGGACACCACCCAGAAAGAGCACCTGCTCAAGTACGAATACACGCCCATTTCAGGCAAGGTTAAGGACATTGCTTGGACAGAGGACAGCAAGAGGATGGCTGTTGTTGGGGAGGGACGAGAGAA GTTTGGTGCCGTGTTCTTGTGGGACACCGGCTCGTCAGTAGGAGATGTTTCTGGCCACTCAAAGTTAATCAACAGCGTGGACATCCGGCAGAAACGACCCTACCGTCTGGCCACCGGCAGCGACGACACCACTGGTTCTTTCTTTGAAGGGCCTCCCTTCAAGTTTAAGTTCACGCTACGT GATCACACCCAGTTTATCAACTGTGTTCGTTTCTCTCCTGATGGAAGTCACTTTGCTATGGCTGGTGCTGACGGCCAG ATTATTGTCTATGATGGTGGCAATGGTCAGCGTGTCAGTTCCCTCGGAGGAGAAAAGGCTCACAGAGGAGGAATCTATGCT CTAAGCTGGAGCTCGGACAGTTCCCAGCTGATTTCTGCCTCGGGGGACAAAACTGTCAAGCTCTGGGACGTTGGTGCAGGAACAGCCGTCACCACCTTCAACATGGGCTCCGAAGTGATGGACCAGCAGCTGGGCTGTCTGTGGCAGAATGAACACCTCCTCAGCATCTCTCTGTCAGGCTACATTAACTACTTGGACAAAAACAACCCTGATCGACCCATACGCATCCTCAAG GGCCACAGCAAATCCATCCAGTGTGTGACTGTCCACAAAAGTGATGGACGACAATACATCTATTCTGGGAGTCATGACGGACACATCAAT tactgggatgcagaaactggtgaGAATGATTGTTTCTCAGGGAAGGGCCACAGCAACCAGGTGAGCCAAATGGTGGTCAATGACACTGAAGAGCTGGTGACGTGCAGCATGGATGATACGGCGCGCTACATAGACCTCAACAAAAAGGATTACAG TGTCTCTGATGTGGTGAAAATGGATTCACAGCCTAAAAGCATCTCAGCAGCAGCAGGCGGTCTGTCACTGGCAGTGTGCTTTGGACAG GTTGTCTTGATGAAGGATAAAAGAAAAGTCTTTGCCCTCGACAACCTTGGCTATGAACCTGAAGTTGGAGTTCTCAACCCTTCAGGCACCACAGCTGCTGTGGGAGGAGCA GATGGTGTGATCAGTCTGTACTCGGTCCAGGGCACCACTCTGAAGGATGCGGGCCAAACCTTGCAGGTTGAAGGGATGGTCACAGACATGGCTTACTCTAACGATGGAGCCTATTTGGCTGTCATAGTTGACAAGAAAGTGGCCACAGCCTTTAGTGTGGCAGACAACTACTCG gtaaaaaatgtgttttatggacACCATGCAAAACCAGTCACCTTGGCGTGGTCACCTGATAATGAGCACTTTGCAACTGGTGGGATGGACATGATGGTTTATATCTGGACAGTGAGTGATGCAGACAAGCGGATAAAGCTGTCAG ACTGTCACAGGCTACACCACGTTAGCGGCCTGGCATGGACCGACGCCAACACCCTGGTCACCACCTCCCACGATGCCAGCATCAAGCAGTGGACTATTACTTACTGA